In Chloroflexota bacterium, the following are encoded in one genomic region:
- a CDS encoding GAF domain-containing protein produces MTTAMLIAPDGAGTQLQQALEQRLRESDTLLVVAQTLTRTLDSGKLLTLIVEEAVRTIPAASKAVIHLLTPDGEALEPQATTQSYGTGFRPHRMPIDQGAAGYAVRSRGVVRVADTLSDPLFLPTGTAVRSLIAVPLMIADEVIGVLTVDSDAPDTFDANHERLLVLLSHQAAIALENARVMDTLARQKREIEMAAALLEQRVQDRTRELAQANAALEHNLTELKQTQMQLLYAEKMAAVGVLAAGVAHEVNNPLAYVKSNLGRVQEYVHPLAAVTQSLVAQADMLMRSSDPDVRAFAVDVLGQLEYLDIDFILSNIDHTAQACHSGVQRIAHIVADLLNFSRLSDAADAVADVQRQLDHVLRIAAGELELGGRITIRQAHASAPLLARCSPVQLNMVLMNLLVNAAQAIENRGAITITTGMHGDQVTIAISDTGRGIPPDDLPRIFDPFFTTKVPGQGTGLGLSVSYEIVKKFGGRIDVSTQVGVGATFTVTLPAAPTGANGSQLR; encoded by the coding sequence ATGACGACCGCCATGCTCATCGCCCCCGATGGCGCCGGCACGCAACTGCAGCAGGCATTGGAGCAGCGTTTGCGCGAGAGTGACACGCTGCTGGTGGTGGCGCAGACGCTGACGCGCACGCTCGATTCGGGAAAGCTGCTGACGCTGATTGTCGAAGAAGCGGTGCGCACCATCCCGGCGGCGTCGAAGGCGGTTATTCACCTGCTAACGCCGGACGGCGAAGCGCTGGAGCCGCAGGCGACCACGCAGTCGTACGGTACTGGCTTCCGTCCGCATCGCATGCCGATCGACCAGGGCGCCGCGGGCTACGCGGTGCGCAGCCGGGGCGTCGTTCGCGTGGCCGACACGCTCTCGGACCCGCTGTTCCTGCCGACCGGCACCGCCGTGCGCTCGCTGATTGCGGTGCCGCTCATGATCGCCGACGAGGTGATCGGCGTGCTGACGGTGGACAGCGACGCGCCGGACACGTTTGACGCCAACCATGAGCGTCTGCTGGTGCTGTTGTCGCACCAGGCGGCGATCGCGCTCGAAAATGCGCGCGTGATGGATACGCTGGCGCGCCAGAAACGCGAGATCGAAATGGCGGCGGCGCTGCTGGAGCAGCGCGTGCAGGATCGTACCCGCGAGTTGGCGCAGGCGAATGCGGCGCTCGAACACAACCTGACGGAGCTCAAGCAGACGCAGATGCAACTGCTGTACGCCGAAAAGATGGCGGCGGTGGGCGTCCTGGCGGCGGGTGTGGCGCACGAGGTCAACAATCCGCTCGCGTACGTGAAGAGCAACCTCGGTCGCGTCCAGGAATATGTGCATCCGCTGGCGGCAGTGACCCAATCGCTGGTCGCGCAGGCCGACATGCTGATGCGCAGCAGCGATCCGGACGTGCGCGCCTTTGCCGTCGACGTGCTGGGCCAGTTGGAGTATCTGGATATCGACTTCATCCTGTCGAACATCGACCACACGGCGCAGGCCTGCCACAGCGGCGTGCAGCGCATCGCGCATATTGTGGCCGATCTGCTGAACTTTTCGCGCCTGTCCGACGCTGCCGATGCCGTCGCCGACGTGCAGCGGCAGTTGGACCATGTGCTGCGCATCGCCGCCGGCGAGCTGGAGCTGGGCGGGCGCATCACCATTCGCCAGGCGCACGCCAGCGCGCCGCTGCTCGCGCGCTGCAGTCCGGTGCAGCTGAACATGGTGCTCATGAACCTGCTGGTCAATGCGGCGCAAGCGATAGAAAATCGCGGCGCCATTACGATCACCACAGGGATGCATGGCGATCAGGTTACGATCGCGATCAGCGACACGGGGCGCGGCATCCCGCCGGACGACCTGCCGCGCATATTCGACCCGTTCTTCACGACCAAAGTGCCAGGACAAGGTACCGGCCTCGGCTTGAGCGTCAGCTACGAGATAGTCAAGAAATTCGGCGGCCGTATCGATGTCAGCACACAAGTCGGAGTGGGCGCCACGTTTACCGTCACCTTGCCCGCCGCCCCGACGGGCGCGAATGGAAGTCAATTGCGATGA
- the flgB gene encoding flagellar basal body rod protein FlgB, which produces MPDPILNSRTLDVLQVAMRGLSLRQQVIGQNMANVDTPGYKAATVSFEDELKRVADPSSAELRLVSTHDAHLGLAALDDPQVAQRPNLTLRNDGNSVDVDKEMVELAETSLRFQSLAQLASKQLATLRAAIAER; this is translated from the coding sequence ATGCCCGACCCAATCTTGAATTCACGCACGCTCGATGTCTTGCAGGTCGCCATGCGCGGTCTTTCGTTGCGCCAGCAGGTGATCGGCCAGAACATGGCGAATGTGGATACGCCCGGCTACAAGGCGGCGACCGTATCGTTTGAGGATGAACTCAAACGCGTCGCCGATCCGTCGTCCGCCGAGCTGCGCCTGGTGAGCACCCATGACGCGCACCTGGGACTGGCCGCGCTCGACGACCCGCAGGTCGCCCAGCGCCCGAACCTGACCCTGCGCAACGATGGCAACAGCGTGGACGTCGACAAAGAGATGGTTGAACTGGCCGAAACCTCTCTGCGCTTCCAGTCGCTGGCGCAGCTCGCCAGCAAACAACTGGCTACCTTGCGCGCGGCCATCGCCGAGCGCTGA
- a CDS encoding flagellar hook-length control protein FliK translates to MALINSTLMSNPALPVMDMGQAKTGEDGVFQAQLATLLSGEPAVTPLPATSITPALSEWLRGLSLAGPATLPSPAATGEQAPGTVVNPAPADPMPRPSDSAADDPAALALAAMPFLSLVNVPKAAVVADLSGGINPLLAQAIDAVSSGGANPIAGPNLPPAAGATLSGLPLFVNSNLGASLIDTATQSAVPGSEPPNAVAALPVAELEVIAQLNAQIPVARPQTEADRRVEAGLPSLDGASRTVAPVAPELKARRLSAVAEAAERPARESGDTVQAASLTAAVTTSGITESAAQSADAAPLSLASQVAGAVLRAVAHRPAEVSIVLDPPSLGSLQVKVIAHRSGLEVQLGAASEAVRAVLETQLPALRSALAEHGMSQTSFQVFVGDQPPQFAHGRAGAQGGSPHGAPPRGDGLRGMPPPDAHIVTALYRADGAVDYRA, encoded by the coding sequence ATGGCACTGATCAATTCGACTCTGATGTCCAACCCGGCCCTGCCGGTCATGGATATGGGGCAAGCGAAGACAGGAGAGGATGGCGTATTTCAGGCGCAACTCGCCACGTTGTTGAGCGGCGAGCCGGCCGTGACGCCGCTGCCGGCCACGAGCATCACGCCGGCGCTGTCCGAATGGCTGCGCGGGCTCTCGCTGGCGGGACCGGCGACTTTGCCATCTCCGGCGGCGACCGGCGAACAGGCGCCCGGCACTGTCGTCAATCCGGCGCCGGCCGATCCGATGCCGCGGCCGTCCGATTCGGCCGCTGACGACCCGGCGGCGCTGGCACTGGCCGCCATGCCGTTCCTGTCTCTGGTAAATGTGCCGAAGGCGGCCGTGGTGGCCGACCTATCCGGCGGCATCAATCCGTTGCTGGCGCAGGCCATTGATGCCGTGTCGAGCGGCGGCGCGAACCCCATCGCCGGGCCGAATCTTCCGCCAGCGGCCGGCGCGACCCTGTCCGGTTTGCCGCTGTTTGTCAATAGCAATCTGGGTGCGTCGTTGATTGACACAGCAACACAGAGCGCGGTGCCTGGCAGTGAGCCACCGAATGCGGTTGCTGCGCTGCCTGTAGCCGAGCTGGAAGTGATCGCGCAGCTCAACGCACAGATACCGGTTGCACGGCCTCAGACGGAAGCGGACCGGCGCGTTGAAGCTGGCCTGCCATCGCTTGACGGCGCGTCGCGCACGGTGGCGCCCGTCGCGCCGGAACTCAAAGCGCGGCGGCTGTCGGCCGTCGCCGAAGCGGCCGAGCGACCCGCGCGCGAGTCCGGGGACACCGTGCAAGCTGCCTCGCTGACCGCCGCCGTTACAACATCCGGCATTACAGAGAGTGCGGCGCAGAGCGCGGATGCCGCCCCGCTGTCGCTCGCTTCGCAGGTGGCTGGCGCCGTCTTGCGCGCGGTGGCGCACCGGCCCGCCGAAGTTAGCATCGTGCTTGATCCGCCGTCGCTGGGCAGCCTGCAGGTGAAGGTAATCGCGCACCGCAGCGGGCTGGAAGTGCAGTTGGGCGCGGCGAGCGAAGCCGTGCGCGCCGTGCTGGAGACGCAATTGCCCGCGTTGCGGTCCGCACTCGCCGAGCACGGCATGTCGCAGACCAGTTTCCAGGTGTTCGTCGGCGACCAGCCGCCGCAGTTCGCGCATGGCCGCGCCGGCGCGCAGGGTGGGTCGCCTCACGGGGCGCCGCCGCGCGGCGACGGCCTGCGCGGCATGCCGCCGCCGGACGCCCACATTGTGACCGCGCTCTACCGCGCCGATGGCGCGGTGGACTATCGCGCCTGA
- a CDS encoding DUF5107 domain-containing protein, translated as MNSLRRAIWLICCVAIFGVLTPACTLSISRDPTEPGTPTAPGASTVAPAIFASPSPPPTAAPTATPMPSAAPASTATVAPTATSTAPAAPTPAPTKTPAPSATAVPPAATATPGGASATWREIQITLATYDYARAFVKPGSEDPAYPYPRLNFALVGTLPQPVNYRAIVVENKYTALTILPDLGGRLYRWVDKTTGRDVLYRNPVIKPTQWGYRGWWLAAGGMEWAFPVEEHGLNEYRPWTTRVESAGGSVSVIVSDTESRTGLDVQVTLTLDGDHNYVSITPRISNPTGRATPYQFWLNAMLAPGGRNHVSAQTEIIWPPGPVVVHSTGDKRMPAEHQTFEWPRAGAVDLRSYANWRDYLGLFESPQSRGGYMGVYDTASDSGVVRTFPPAIARGAKIFGAPGLSPTLWTDDDSAYLELWGGVTPTFWDSDTLPPQGVVSWTERWYAVHGAGVYAMANDNAALSLTVQDGKALVGVATSRLFAGQAVLWVAGVAVQRWPVMVGPDRPFRAQAPVSGGAVGLQFLNGDGAVLAQTGQVGS; from the coding sequence GTGAACAGCCTCCGTCGCGCGATCTGGCTGATCTGCTGTGTGGCGATCTTCGGCGTGCTTACTCCGGCCTGCACGCTGTCGATTAGCCGCGACCCGACCGAACCGGGCACGCCGACCGCGCCTGGCGCGTCCACGGTGGCGCCTGCTATCTTCGCATCGCCATCGCCGCCGCCAACGGCAGCGCCAACCGCGACGCCGATGCCTTCGGCTGCGCCGGCATCGACCGCCACGGTCGCGCCGACCGCGACAAGCACCGCGCCCGCAGCGCCCACGCCGGCGCCGACCAAAACGCCCGCGCCAAGCGCAACAGCCGTTCCGCCCGCTGCAACGGCGACGCCCGGCGGTGCGAGCGCCACGTGGCGCGAGATACAGATCACGCTCGCCACCTACGATTATGCGCGCGCGTTCGTGAAGCCCGGATCGGAAGATCCGGCCTACCCGTACCCGCGGCTAAACTTCGCGCTGGTTGGAACGTTGCCGCAGCCCGTGAACTACCGTGCCATTGTCGTGGAGAACAAGTACACGGCGCTGACGATCTTGCCTGATCTGGGCGGGCGGCTGTATCGCTGGGTGGACAAAACGACCGGCCGGGACGTGCTGTACCGCAATCCGGTCATCAAACCGACGCAGTGGGGTTATCGCGGCTGGTGGCTGGCTGCGGGCGGCATGGAATGGGCGTTCCCGGTCGAGGAACACGGGCTAAACGAGTACCGCCCCTGGACGACGCGCGTCGAATCGGCCGGCGGCAGCGTGTCGGTGATCGTTTCGGATACCGAAAGCCGCACGGGGCTGGACGTGCAGGTCACGCTGACGCTCGACGGCGATCACAACTACGTCAGCATCACGCCGCGCATCAGCAACCCTACGGGGCGCGCCACGCCGTACCAGTTCTGGCTGAACGCGATGCTCGCACCCGGCGGGCGCAATCACGTGTCGGCTCAGACCGAGATCATCTGGCCGCCCGGCCCGGTCGTCGTCCATTCGACCGGCGACAAACGCATGCCGGCCGAGCACCAGACGTTCGAATGGCCACGGGCGGGCGCGGTCGATCTGCGCAGCTACGCCAACTGGCGCGACTACCTCGGCTTGTTTGAGAGCCCGCAGTCGCGCGGCGGCTACATGGGCGTATACGACACGGCGAGCGACAGCGGCGTGGTACGCACGTTCCCACCCGCCATCGCGCGCGGCGCCAAGATCTTCGGGGCGCCCGGCCTGTCACCGACGTTGTGGACCGACGATGATAGCGCCTACCTTGAGCTATGGGGCGGCGTGACGCCGACGTTCTGGGACAGCGATACGCTGCCGCCGCAGGGCGTCGTCAGTTGGACCGAGCGCTGGTATGCCGTGCATGGCGCGGGCGTGTACGCGATGGCCAATGACAATGCCGCGCTCAGCCTCACGGTGCAGGACGGCAAGGCGCTGGTCGGCGTCGCCACCTCGCGGCTGTTCGCCGGGCAGGCGGTCCTGTGGGTGGCGGGCGTCGCGGTACAGCGCTGGCCGGTCATGGTCGGCCCCGACCGTCCGTTCCGCGCGCAGGCGCCGGTCAGTGGCGGCGCCGTAGGTTTGCAGTTCCTGAACGGCGATGGCGCCGTGCTCGCTCAGACGGGCCAGGTCGGATCATGA
- a CDS encoding flagellar hook protein FlgE: MLRSLSAAISALRNHEVMMDMVANNISNVNTTAFKSGRVTFQELFSQTLRGATAPSGERGGLNPMQVGLGMALSGIDTLFTQGNLQATDRPTDLAIQGDGFFLLNAGGNARQYTRDGRMDVDLTGRLVSSNVGMPLLGWMANPQTDVVDPTQPLTAITLPIGQSMARATTALQLRGNMDARTAAGGASTFTMSVYDSLGSLHNIDVTFTRSATNNQWSWSATTTDPAISNLTPAGTTIAFDTAGRYDTTNPPTTLDITYNNGATSPVTLNLDFAEMTQLAASTDIAAGAQNGTPAGAFDAFTVDADGRVVATFTNGLSRTVGQIALATFANTQGLSREGQSLFNVSPNSGPAFVGQPNASGFGQIQGGFLEGSNVDLAQQFTNMIIAQRGFQANSRIITASDEMLQDLVNLKR; the protein is encoded by the coding sequence ATGTTGCGTTCCCTGTCGGCAGCCATATCTGCGCTGCGCAATCACGAAGTCATGATGGACATGGTGGCTAACAATATCTCGAACGTGAACACGACGGCGTTCAAGTCCGGACGTGTGACGTTCCAGGAACTGTTCAGCCAGACGCTGCGCGGCGCCACCGCCCCCTCGGGCGAGCGCGGCGGACTGAACCCGATGCAGGTCGGGCTGGGCATGGCGTTGAGCGGCATCGATACGCTGTTCACGCAGGGCAACCTGCAGGCCACCGACCGGCCGACCGACCTGGCCATTCAGGGCGACGGCTTCTTCCTGTTGAACGCGGGCGGCAATGCCCGCCAGTACACGCGCGACGGCCGCATGGACGTCGACCTGACCGGCAGGCTCGTCAGCTCGAACGTCGGCATGCCACTGCTCGGCTGGATGGCCAACCCGCAGACCGACGTGGTGGATCCGACGCAGCCGCTGACGGCGATCACCCTGCCAATCGGCCAGAGCATGGCGCGCGCTACGACCGCTCTCCAATTGCGTGGTAATATGGATGCGCGTACCGCGGCCGGCGGCGCCTCGACGTTTACGATGAGCGTCTACGACTCGCTTGGCAGCCTGCACAATATCGATGTGACTTTCACGCGCAGTGCCACCAACAACCAGTGGAGCTGGAGCGCGACGACGACCGACCCGGCGATCTCGAATCTGACGCCGGCCGGCACGACCATCGCGTTCGACACGGCGGGCCGCTACGATACGACCAACCCGCCGACCACGCTGGACATCACATACAATAACGGCGCGACGAGCCCGGTCACGCTGAACCTCGACTTTGCCGAGATGACGCAACTGGCGGCCTCAACCGACATCGCCGCCGGCGCGCAGAACGGCACGCCGGCCGGCGCGTTTGACGCGTTCACGGTCGATGCCGACGGACGCGTCGTCGCGACGTTCACCAACGGCCTGAGCCGCACGGTGGGGCAGATCGCGCTGGCGACGTTCGCCAACACGCAGGGGCTTTCGCGCGAGGGGCAGAGCCTGTTCAACGTCTCGCCGAACTCCGGACCCGCGTTCGTCGGCCAGCCCAACGCGTCCGGCTTCGGCCAGATTCAGGGCGGCTTCCTGGAAGGGTCCAATGTGGACCTCGCGCAGCAGTTCACGAACATGATCATCGCGCAGCGCGGTTTCCAGGCCAACAGCCGTATCATAACCGCGTCCGATGAGATGCTGCAGGACCTGGTCAATCTGAAGCGCTAA
- a CDS encoding flagellar biosynthesis protein — MDSLEAVARAPAIGTAPAPSAGAPASRLAPGVFAEALKFSSHALKRLEQRGIELSPADVDRLEQAMDKAQAKGGRDSLILMDDLALIVSIKNRTVVTAMDAGRQKEGVFTNIDSVVIG; from the coding sequence ATGGATTCGTTGGAAGCCGTTGCGCGTGCGCCAGCGATCGGTACGGCGCCGGCGCCATCGGCCGGCGCCCCGGCCAGCCGGCTCGCACCCGGCGTGTTCGCCGAGGCGCTCAAGTTCTCATCGCATGCGCTCAAGCGTCTTGAGCAGCGCGGCATCGAACTGAGCCCGGCCGACGTGGATCGGCTGGAGCAGGCGATGGACAAGGCGCAGGCCAAGGGCGGGCGCGACTCGCTGATCTTGATGGATGATCTCGCACTGATTGTCAGCATCAAAAACCGGACCGTCGTGACCGCGATGGATGCCGGTCGCCAAAAGGAGGGGGTATTCACCAATATCGACAGCGTTGTCATCGGCTAA